The genomic interval CCCCAACCTCTCCTACTCATGAATCCCCTTTCCCAACCTCTCCCCACCTTCCCAACCTCTCCCACTCCTGAATCCCCTTCCCTTTCACCTCCCCCACCTTCCCCAACCTCTCCTACTCATGAATCCCCTTCCCCAACCTCTCCCCCACCTTCCCCAACCTCTCCCACTCCTGAATCCCCTTTCCTTTCATCTCCCCCAACTTCCCCAACCTCTCCTACTCATGAATCCCCTTCCCCAACATCTCCCCCACCTTCCCCAATCTTTCCTACTCATGAATCCCCTTCCCCAACCTCTCCCTCACCTTCCCCCAACTCTCCTACTCATGAATCCCCTTCCCCAACCTCTCCCACTCCTGAATCCCCTTCCCTTTCGACTCCCCCACCTTCCTCCGCCTCTCCTCCTGAATCTCCTTCACTCCCTACTTCTTccatctctccttctcttcctcccaaTGCTCcaccccctccttctccccctcctatCTCCATTATAGCTGAGGAATTAGACCGTGAATACGAGACATTAGACAAGCTCCTCTCCGAGTTAGATGAGTCCAAAATACGAAACGAAAAGTCCACAGTCATCTACCCAAAAATGAACCATATAAGTAGGCTGGCGAGGAACCTGATAAACCAATGGAAACTAAGGAAGGCTGTGGAGGCCGAACCTGAAAGTAAGTCTCCTAGTTTTTCTCGTCGTCCTTCTGCTCCTCGTCCTCTACCTGTCTCTCCTCCTTCAGTTCTCACTGTTTCACATTCACCCCCTGATTCTCCCCCTCTTAACCctacccctcctccctcccttgtttctcttcctcttcccttccctgtttctcctccccttcccttccctgtttctcctccccttccctcccctgtttctcctcccttccctcccctgtttgtcaccctccccctcccctcctaccTCCCCTGTTTCTCATCCTCCTTCCTCCCCTGTATCTTCTCCCCATGCCCCCCatatttctcctcctctctcccttgtttctcctccttcctccattGTTTCTCCCTCACATGCCTTCCctgtttctcatcctctctcccttgtttctcctcctccttcttcccctGTTTCTCCACCCAATGCCTCCCCTGtttcttccccttcttccttccttgttTCTCCCCCCCCATGCATCCCCTGtttcttcccctccctccctcccctgttTCTCTTTCCCTTCCACCCTTAACACCTCTTTTCTCTTGTTCTCATTGTTCctcttccctcctcccctctaacGGGGCCATTGATGACCTGGCACAAATAGAGAAACTTGAAATGATAGCCAATAAGaccattgacataatttttgagTTGTTGCAATGTATTGGCTATCCAAGAGGATCATGGATGGAAAAAACTGATgaagcagcccccccccccccccccccccccccccccccccccattcttcTGCACCTCCCATTGTTCctcattcctctcctctctcaaaatcatcGTCATCTTCCCCTTTCCTCCACTCTGCAGATTGTCTTATGGAGGGAGGACGATTAGAGGAATATAGAGGAGCTCTCGTCTATTACATCAGCATGGTCTTCCAGGAATTAAAAATGATCAGATTATTTGGGAACAAacaaaagaaggaagagaaacaAAGGAAAAAGGAACTCAAGCAGCAAAAGCGTAAGGGGAAAGGCAGTGCTGCTGCAAATGGCAGTAAAGAACAAGAAGGTTGGGAGATGCAGGGATATCCAGGAGCCCCAACGGGTCCAGGATATTATGGACAACATAATGTGCCTCAAATGTGGCATGGCGATCCACAATACGGTATACCTCCACAATTTGGACCTGGTGGTCAAATATACCCTGGTCCTCCAGGAATGGGACCTAAAGATCAAAGGTACCCTGGTCCTCCAGGAATGGGACCTAATGATCAAAGGTACCCTGGTCCTCCAGGAATGGGACCTAATGATCAAAGGTACCCTGGTCCTCCAGGAATGGGACTAAATGATCAAAGGTACCCTGGTCCTCCAGGAATGGGACCTAATGGCCAAAGGTACCCAGGTCCTCCAGGAATCGGCCCTAATGATCAAAGGAACCCTGGTCCTCCAGGAATGGGCCCTAATGACGAAAGGTACCCTGGTCCTCCAGGAATGGGACCTAATAATCAAAGGTACCATGGTCCTCCAGGAATGGGACCTAATGACGAAAGGTACCCTGGTCCTCAAAGAATGGGCCCTAATGACGAAAGGTACCCTGGTCCTCCAGGAATGGGACCTAATGACGAAAGGTACCCTGGTCCTCCAGGAATGGGACCTAATGGCCAAAGGTACCCAGGTCCTCCAGGAATGGGGCCTAATGATGAAAGGTACCCTGGTCCTCCAGGAATGGGGCCTAATGGCCAAAGAAGGCCTGGTCGTCTACAACAGAGACCCAATGGCCAAAGACAGCCTGGTCGTCCACAACAGAGACCCAATGGCCAAAGAAGACCTGGTCGTCCACGACAGAGACCCAATGGCCAAAGAAGGCCTGGTCGTCCACGACAGAGACCCAATGGCCAAAGACAGCCTGGTCCTCCACGACAGAGACCCGATGGCCAAAGACAGCCTGATCCTCCACAACAGAGACCTGATGACCAAACACGGCCTAGAAGGCCTGGCCCTAGATTTGAACGTTCCAGTTTGCTAGAAGAGTAGGTATTTTCCTTGCCTTCCCACCTGAGTCCTCTCCCCTGcacctattcttcttcttcttgggttgtgggttaggttaggtgtggGTGCGGTGATGGGTTAGGTgctggtgtggtgttgggttaggtgcatGTGTGGGGTTAGGTATGGGCATGGTGTTGGATTAGGTGCAGGTGTGGGGTTACGTATTTGAGTGGTGTTGGTTTaggtgcaggtgtggtgttgggttaggtacaggtgtggtgttgggttaggtgtggGTGCGGTGTTGGATTAGGTGCaagtgtggtgttgggttaggtgtgggtatggtgttgggttaggtgtggGTGTagtgttgggttaggtgcgggcatggtgggtgcaggtgtggtgtAGGGTTAGGTGCAGGTGGGGTGTGGCATTAGGTTAGGTGCGGGCATGGTGtgtgcaggtgtggtgttgggttaggtgcaaGTGTGGTGTTGGGTTATGTGCGAGTACGGTGTGGCGTTGGGTTAGGAGCAGGTGTGGTGTTGGCTTAGGTGcgggtgtggtgttgggttaggtgcgggcgtggtgggtgcaggtgtggtgttgggttagatGCAGGTggggtgtggtgttgggttaggtgcgggCGTGGTGGGTGCAGTggggtgtggtgttgggttaggtgcgggtgtggtgttgggttaggtgcgggCATGGTGGGTacaggtgtggtgttgggttaggagcaggtgtggtgttgggttaggtgcaggcatggtgggtgcaggtgtggtgttgggttatgTGCGAGTACGGTGTGGCGTTGGGTTAGGagcaggtgtggtgttgggttaggtgcgggtgtggtgttgggttaggtgcgggCGTGGTGGGTGCAGTggggtgtggtgttgggttaggtgtgggtgtggtgttgggttaggaacgggtgtggtgttgggttaggtgcgggtgtggtgttgggttaggtgcgggcatggtgggtgcagtggggtgtggtgttgggttaggtgtgggtgtggtgttgggttaggaacgggtgtggtgttgggttaggtgcaaGTGGTGTTGTTAGAGCaaggtgtggtgttgggttaggtgcaagtgtggtgttgggttaggagCAGGTGTGGTTTTGGGTTAGGTGCaagtgtggtgttgggttaggtgcgggCGTGGCGGGTGAAGTggggtgtggtgttgggttaggagcgggtgtggtgttgggttaggagCGGGTGTGGGGTTGGGTTAGGAGCGAGTGTGGGGTTGGGTTAGGAGCGAGTGTGGGGTTGGGTTAGGTGCGGGC from Macrobrachium nipponense isolate FS-2020 chromosome 28, ASM1510439v2, whole genome shotgun sequence carries:
- the LOC135201238 gene encoding proline-rich protein 2-like, with amino-acid sequence MEGGRLEEYRGALVYYISMVFQELKMIRLFGNKQKKEEKQRKKELKQQKRKGKGSAAANGSKEQEGWEMQGYPGAPTGPGYYGQHNVPQMWHGDPQYGIPPQFGPGGQIYPGPPGMGPKDQRYPGPPGMGPNDQRYPGPPGMGPNDQRYPGPPGMGLNDQRYPGPPGMGPNGQRYPGPPGIGPNDQRNPGPPGMGPNDERYPGPPGMGPNNQRYHGPPGMGPNDERYPGPQRMGPNDERYPGPPGMGPNDERYPGPPGMGPNGQRYPGPPGMGPNDERYPGPPGMGPNGQRRPGRLQQRPNGQRQPGRPQQRPNGQRRPGRPRQRPNGQRRPGRPRQRPNGQRQPGPPRQRPDGQRQPDPPQQRPDDQTRPRRPGPRFERSSLLEE
- the LOC135201237 gene encoding LOW QUALITY PROTEIN: sodium/potassium/calcium exchanger 1-like (The sequence of the model RefSeq protein was modified relative to this genomic sequence to represent the inferred CDS: substituted 1 base at 1 genomic stop codon); this translates as MEIGGGEGGGGALGGREGEMEEVGSEGDSGGEAEEGGGVEREGDSGVGEVGEGDSXVGELGEGEGEVGEGGEVGEVGGDERQGDSGVGEVGEGGGEVGEEVGEGDSGVGEVGEVGGDEREGDSGVGEVGERW